One window of Nymphaea colorata isolate Beijing-Zhang1983 chromosome 11, ASM883128v2, whole genome shotgun sequence genomic DNA carries:
- the LOC116264134 gene encoding endo-1,3;1,4-beta-D-glucanase-like, whose translation MAGAQCCENPPSLNPSCGEGSVECLVGSIKAYVTGSVSSKKAVILASDVFGFEAPNLRKLADKVAASGFFVVVPDYFYGDPYVPEKCAIPEWVKIHGPDKGFEDTMPLIADLRSKGISAIGAAGFCWGAKVVAELTKTDEIQAAVMLHPSLVTVDDIKDVKVPIAILAAETDHISPPELIKQFEEILSSKSEVNSFVKIFLGVAHGWTVRYKTDDDAAVKRAEEAHSHMIEWFTKYVS comes from the exons ATGGCAGGCGCACAATGCTGTGAAAACCCACCTTCACTCAATCCGAGCTGTGGTGAGGGCTCCGTGGAGTGCCTGGTCGGAAGCATCAAAGCCTATGTTACTGGTTCTGTAAGCTCCAAAAAGGCTGTCATCTTGGCTTCCGATGTCTTTG GATTTGAGGCACCCAACCTGAG GAAGCTTGCTGACAAAGTTGCTGCAAGTGGATTTTTTGTGGTGGTTCCTGACTACTTCTATGGAGATCCTTATGTTCCAGAAAAGTGTGCTATTCCTGAATGGGTGAAGATTCATGGTCCA GACAAAGGATTTGAAGACACCATGCCTCTGATTGCAGATTTAAGAAGTAAGGGAATATCAGCTATTGGGGCTGCAGGTTTCTGCTGGGGTG CAAAGGTGGTCGCAGAATTGACCAAGACTGATGAGATCCAAGCTGCAGTCATGCTGCATCCTTCACTTGTTACTGTAGATGATATCAAGG ATGTTAAAGTTCCTATTGCGATCCTGGCAGCGGAAACTGACCATATATCACCACCTGAACTGATTAAACAGTTTGAGGAGATTCTATCTTCAAAGAGTGAG GTGAATAGTTTTGTGAAGATATTCCTCGGCGTTGCACATGGCTGGACAGTGAGATACAAAACTGATGATGACGCTGCTGTGAAGAGGGCAGAAGAAGCACATAGTCACATGATTGAATGGTTCACTAAATATGTGAGCTAA